GCTTTTGGTGCGTTATTAATCGCTCCTTGGTTAGATACTGGTAAAGAACGTCGTCCGTTAAAGCGTCCAATCGCTTCTAGTATGATGATCTTAGCTCTTATTGCAACAATCTACTTAACTTGGGAATCTGTTGACCAGCATGACTGGGAAGCGGCTGCTGAGCAAGGTGCGATTGTAGAAGAAGCTGACATTAATACAGATGTTGAAGGGTATGCGATTTACTCTAGTCAAGCGTCTTGTATCGGTTGTCATGGTGATACAATGGCGGGTGGCGCTGGTGGTCCATCACTCCTAGAAACAGAGAAATCTGCTGAGGAAGTAATGGATGTTATTGTTAATGGTATTGGTTCAATGCCAGCTGGGTTATTTGATGGCACTGATGAAGAGCTTGAAATTCTAGCTGAATACATCGCTGCTCACGGTAATCCTGAAGAAGAATAAGGTTTGTACCTAGAAGGAAAGCTGACTATTACAGTCAGCTTTTTTCTTACCTTAAGATCGAAAAGAGATAACATGAGTGAAAGGAATGCCGTAAAGTGAAAACTCAAATACTTACTCTATTTGGACACCGACTAACCATCATTTTAATGTTATTGATCAATATTCCTGGAACCATTTATGGTTTTGTATGGTACGGATCGCAACTCGAGCGCACTCCAACTCATTTCATTCTGTTTGTTCCGGATAGTCCCACGGCTAGTTTATTCTTCGTTTTTGTATTGATTGCATTCTTAATGAAACGAAATTGGCCCTTGATCGAAGCTTTTGCCGCTGTGACAT
Above is a genomic segment from Bacillus sp. FJAT-45037 containing:
- a CDS encoding menaquinol-cytochrome c reductase cytochrome b/c subunit, translated to MERGKGMQFVGDSRVKANNRKPNIPKDYSEYPGKTEAFWPNFLLKEWMVGAVFLMGYLCLTVAHPAPLERMADPTDAGYIPLPDWYFLFMYQLLKYQYASGDFNVIGTVVIPGLAFGALLIAPWLDTGKERRPLKRPIASSMMILALIATIYLTWESVDQHDWEAAAEQGAIVEEADINTDVEGYAIYSSQASCIGCHGDTMAGGAGGPSLLETEKSAEEVMDVIVNGIGSMPAGLFDGTDEELEILAEYIAAHGNPEEE